One genomic segment of Amycolatopsis granulosa includes these proteins:
- the hemQ gene encoding hydrogen peroxide-dependent heme synthase — protein sequence MARLNYQELNDTIRYTAWSVFRVEPGRLPEDRGQAAAETTGYLDALEGKGVVVRGVYDVAGLRADADFMIWWHAETAEQVQAAYTGFRRTPLGRVSTPVWSQFALHRPAEFNRSHIPAFLAGEEARKYICVYPFVRSYEWYLLPDAERRKMLADHGKEARDYPDVRANTVASFALGDYEWILAFEADELHRIVDLMRHLRATEARRHVRVETPFYTGTRVPPAELIANLP from the coding sequence ATGGCGCGGCTGAACTACCAGGAGCTCAACGACACCATCCGCTACACCGCCTGGTCGGTGTTCCGGGTCGAGCCCGGGCGGCTCCCCGAGGACCGCGGGCAGGCCGCGGCGGAGACCACCGGGTACCTCGACGCCCTGGAGGGCAAGGGAGTCGTGGTGCGCGGCGTGTACGACGTCGCCGGGCTGCGGGCCGACGCCGACTTCATGATCTGGTGGCACGCCGAGACCGCCGAGCAGGTGCAGGCCGCCTACACCGGGTTCCGCCGCACCCCGCTGGGCCGCGTGTCGACGCCGGTGTGGAGCCAGTTCGCGCTGCACCGGCCCGCCGAGTTCAACCGCAGCCACATCCCCGCCTTCCTGGCCGGTGAAGAGGCGCGCAAGTACATCTGCGTGTACCCGTTCGTGCGGTCCTACGAGTGGTACCTGCTGCCGGACGCCGAGCGCCGCAAGATGCTCGCCGACCACGGCAAGGAGGCCCGCGACTACCCGGACGTCCGGGCCAACACCGTGGCGTCGTTCGCGCTGGGCGACTACGAGTGGATCCTCGCCTTCGAGGCCGACGAGCTGCACCGCATCGTCGACCTGATGCGCCACCTGCGCGCCACCGAGGCGCGCCGGCACGTGCGTGTGGAGACCCCGTTCTACACCGGGACGCGGGTCCCGCCGGCCGAGCTGATCGCCAACCTGCCGTAG
- a CDS encoding DUF692 family multinuclear iron-containing protein — MADRLGVGIGWRPEIDLSIARMPGVEWVEVIAENLHPGHLPAALTELRARGLPVLPHAVSLSLGGAEPLDTRRVEHLAAVADELDAPLASDHVCFVRAGGLDAGHLVPLPRTREALDVLAGNVRLAQSIIGRPFALENIAALLEWPDSEMDEAAFLRELTERTGCLLIVDVANLYANARNLGTDPAAFLDEVPLERLAYVHVAGGVEVDGIYHDTHTHPVRPEVLDLLTELRRRADPPGALLERDGAYPPDDELAAELAAIRDRL; from the coding sequence GTGGCTGACCGGCTGGGCGTGGGGATCGGCTGGCGCCCCGAGATCGACCTGTCCATCGCCCGCATGCCGGGCGTGGAGTGGGTCGAGGTGATCGCGGAGAACCTGCACCCCGGGCACCTGCCGGCTGCTCTCACCGAGCTGCGCGCGCGGGGCCTGCCGGTGCTGCCGCACGCGGTGTCGTTGTCGCTCGGCGGCGCCGAACCGCTGGACACGCGGCGGGTCGAGCACCTCGCGGCAGTGGCCGACGAGCTGGACGCGCCGCTCGCCAGCGACCACGTCTGTTTCGTGCGCGCGGGCGGTCTCGACGCCGGGCACCTGGTGCCGCTCCCCCGCACCAGGGAGGCGCTCGACGTGCTGGCCGGGAACGTGCGGCTGGCGCAGTCGATCATCGGGCGGCCGTTCGCGCTGGAGAACATCGCCGCGCTGCTGGAGTGGCCGGACTCGGAGATGGACGAGGCCGCGTTCCTGCGCGAGCTGACCGAGCGGACCGGCTGCCTGCTGATCGTGGACGTGGCGAACCTGTATGCGAACGCGCGCAACCTGGGCACGGATCCGGCGGCCTTCCTCGACGAGGTGCCGCTGGAACGTCTGGCGTACGTGCATGTCGCGGGCGGGGTCGAGGTGGACGGGATCTACCACGACACGCACACGCATCCCGTGCGGCCGGAGGTGCTGGACCTGCTCACCGAACTGCGGCGCCGGGCCGATCCGCCGGGTGCCCTGCTGGAACGGGACGGCGCCTACCCGCCCGACGACGAACTGGCCGCCGAGCTCGCCGCGATCCGGGACCGGTTGTGA
- the msrB gene encoding peptide-methionine (R)-S-oxide reductase MsrB, with the protein MEPVVGATPKVVKPDDEWREQLSPEEYAVLRQAGTERPFTGEYTDTKTTGVYECRACGAELFRSDTKFDSHCGWPSFFDPASSDAVLLREDRSLGMVRTEVLCATCHSHLGHLFEGEGYATPTDQRYCINSISLRLVPAE; encoded by the coding sequence ATGGAACCGGTCGTGGGAGCCACGCCGAAGGTCGTCAAGCCGGACGACGAGTGGCGCGAGCAGCTCTCCCCCGAGGAGTACGCGGTGCTGCGCCAGGCCGGCACCGAGCGGCCGTTCACCGGCGAGTACACCGACACCAAGACCACCGGCGTCTACGAGTGCCGCGCGTGCGGCGCCGAGCTCTTCCGCAGCGACACGAAGTTCGACAGCCACTGCGGCTGGCCGTCGTTCTTCGACCCGGCCTCGTCCGACGCCGTGCTGCTGCGCGAGGACCGGTCGCTGGGCATGGTGCGCACCGAGGTGCTGTGCGCCACCTGCCACAGCCACCTGGGTCATCTGTTCGAGGGCGAGGGCTACGCGACCCCGACCGACCAGCGGTACTGCATCAACTCGATTTCACTGCGCCTGGTCCCGGCCGAGTAG
- the hemG gene encoding protoporphyrinogen oxidase has product MHVAVVGGGVSGAVAAYRLRAALGDGAAITLFEAGDSLGGKLRTAEVAGVRYDTGAEAFLARRPEGAALAADLGLGLVHPTGARSTVRAGGRLTPLPGGTLMGIPGSPDAVADVLSPGARARVAAEPDLPPVTLDDDVALGALLRERFGDELVDRLVDPLLGGVYAGGADGLGLRATVPALAAALDRGAPSLTAAAAGLIPERPSHAPVFATLPGGLGTLVDRLVELAKPDVRLGRTVTALHRRANGWQLAAGGEAVDADAVLLAVPAPAARKLLAGVVPAASAALGEVELASMAVVAMALPPGTELPDASGVLIGARERRADGTPFAAKAFTFSSRKWAHLDTGPVLVRGSVGRFGEPGALHRDDDDLVRLVRADLAELTGITAEPIDVVVTRWGGGLPQYGPGHLDLVGRAERAVAEVPGLALAGAALHGVGVPACIATATAAAARITSHLVR; this is encoded by the coding sequence ATGCACGTCGCGGTCGTCGGCGGAGGTGTCTCGGGCGCGGTCGCGGCGTACCGCCTGCGGGCCGCGCTGGGCGACGGCGCGGCGATCACACTCTTCGAGGCGGGGGACAGCCTCGGCGGCAAGCTGCGCACCGCCGAGGTCGCGGGCGTGCGCTACGACACCGGCGCCGAGGCGTTCCTCGCCCGCCGGCCGGAAGGGGCGGCGCTGGCCGCCGACCTCGGGCTCGGCCTGGTGCACCCGACCGGCGCGCGCTCGACCGTGCGAGCCGGTGGGCGCCTGACCCCGTTGCCCGGCGGCACCCTCATGGGCATCCCGGGTTCGCCGGACGCCGTCGCGGACGTGCTCTCGCCCGGCGCCCGTGCCCGGGTCGCGGCCGAACCGGACCTGCCCCCGGTGACCCTGGACGACGACGTCGCGCTGGGCGCGCTGCTGCGGGAACGCTTCGGGGACGAGCTGGTGGACCGGCTGGTCGACCCGCTGCTCGGCGGCGTCTACGCGGGCGGCGCGGACGGGCTGGGCTTGCGGGCCACGGTTCCCGCCCTGGCCGCCGCCCTGGACCGCGGCGCGCCGTCGCTGACCGCGGCCGCGGCCGGGCTGATCCCGGAGCGGCCCAGCCATGCGCCGGTGTTCGCCACCCTGCCCGGTGGCCTGGGCACCCTCGTCGACCGGCTCGTCGAGCTCGCCAAGCCGGACGTGCGCCTCGGACGAACGGTCACCGCGTTGCACCGCCGCGCGAACGGCTGGCAGCTGGCGGCCGGTGGTGAGGCCGTCGACGCCGACGCCGTGCTGCTCGCGGTGCCCGCGCCCGCCGCACGCAAGCTGCTCGCCGGGGTCGTCCCGGCCGCGTCCGCCGCCCTCGGCGAGGTCGAGCTGGCGTCGATGGCGGTCGTGGCGATGGCGCTGCCGCCGGGCACGGAACTACCGGACGCGTCCGGGGTGCTGATCGGCGCACGGGAACGCCGCGCCGACGGGACTCCGTTCGCCGCGAAGGCGTTCACCTTCTCCTCCCGCAAGTGGGCCCACCTGGACACCGGCCCGGTGCTGGTGCGTGGTTCCGTCGGCCGCTTCGGCGAACCCGGCGCGCTGCACCGCGACGACGACGACCTGGTCCGCCTGGTGCGCGCCGATCTGGCCGAGCTGACCGGCATCACCGCCGAGCCCATCGACGTCGTGGTGACCCGCTGGGGCGGCGGGCTGCCGCAGTACGGGCCGGGCCACCTCGACCTGGTCGGCCGCGCCGAGCGCGCCGTGGCGGAGGTGCCCGGGCTGGCGCTGGCCGGGGCCGCGCTGCACGGTGTCGGGGTGCCCGCGTGCATCGCGACGGCCACCGCGGCAGCGGCGCGCATCACCTCACACCTGGTGCGCTAG
- a CDS encoding TIGR04222 domain-containing membrane protein — protein MGVEETVKDAGGSGYWGLPLPAFLVIYVGLVLLPIVVRLVGPRLLEGRAGAPHRTPGPAELGFLAGGPMRATDAALADLVERQQVRVSYAGRLTTTGDRPPADELGAAVWASVHHERGAATLHTVRAALRDGIVLDVARDRLAEAGLLVEQGPLKNIRRLAAVLMVAVAIVAFTSFPSGGFVLALAPAAILWAVTGRPGARPPRTRTGDEVVRSASGTSAAHAVALGGLTRYPDRDIAAALSAAPAPRPQKSRGWASSSGSSWGGASSCGSSSSCSSSCGGNSCGGGSSCGGSSCGGSSCGGGGCGGG, from the coding sequence TTGGGGGTTGAGGAGACGGTCAAGGACGCCGGCGGGTCCGGGTACTGGGGACTTCCGCTGCCGGCGTTCCTCGTGATCTACGTCGGGCTGGTGCTGCTCCCGATCGTGGTGCGCCTGGTCGGCCCGCGGCTGCTGGAGGGACGTGCGGGCGCGCCGCACCGGACGCCCGGCCCGGCCGAGCTGGGGTTCCTGGCCGGCGGCCCGATGCGCGCGACCGACGCGGCCCTGGCCGACCTGGTGGAACGCCAGCAGGTCCGGGTGAGCTACGCGGGACGGCTCACCACGACCGGCGACCGTCCCCCGGCCGACGAGCTGGGCGCGGCGGTGTGGGCGAGCGTGCACCACGAACGCGGCGCGGCGACACTGCACACCGTGCGGGCGGCCCTGCGCGATGGCATCGTGCTCGACGTCGCGCGCGACCGGCTCGCGGAGGCCGGGCTCCTGGTCGAGCAGGGCCCGCTGAAGAACATCCGGCGGCTGGCCGCGGTCCTGATGGTCGCCGTCGCGATCGTCGCGTTCACGAGCTTTCCCAGCGGCGGTTTCGTGCTCGCCCTGGCGCCCGCCGCGATCCTGTGGGCGGTCACCGGCCGGCCGGGCGCCCGCCCGCCCCGCACCAGGACCGGCGACGAGGTCGTCCGGTCGGCGTCGGGCACGAGCGCGGCGCACGCGGTGGCGCTGGGCGGCCTGACCCGGTACCCGGACCGGGACATCGCCGCGGCGCTGAGCGCGGCGCCCGCCCCGCGACCGCAGAAATCGCGCGGATGGGCCAGTTCGTCGGGATCCTCGTGGGGCGGTGCCTCCTCGTGCGGGTCGTCGAGCAGCTGCAGCAGCTCGTGCGGCGGGAACTCGTGCGGCGGCGGCAGTTCCTGCGGCGGCAGTTCCTGCGGCGGCAGCTCGTGCGGTGGCGGCGGGTGCGGAGGTGGCTGA